One part of the Plasmodium yoelii strain 17X genome assembly, chromosome: 13 genome encodes these proteins:
- a CDS encoding dynactin subunit 4, putative, with translation MKNRVYLFLDDKLFKLKELYFCVICSKIKNEYNIRKEVEYYVCNGCTQIYTKNEAIVYSYKCVRCFKCPFCFSCLTISQSKYDRPISSFCTLGTKTTNKEKINETKSNTHIYNNEISNGINDEYIEKHINNSTREEDINFIKNSNDIKNLYSPQDRMLRSMDKISEKNNFEKGHTSDNENEEQIKNILTMTNKMDSKNYDILKNGELFFYFKCPYCLWTSINTIFNKKLDELIGDMILLENNCIFRCFFKNVLNELIKCNEKLKEKKNIKRAHLNTHIYIVDNIHDNENCYIKSHELENDNDINGIVGRRKNKEEKKNSSLIYKSQITINKMSLKDILNGEHIKNPENFFGIFELENENLKYLDPVIFPNQKVLFDAKEEITKTEKESVRICTGIEKDIINDEIEVKNAEVDKRDLNDQISNSKNKEMNNIVIVDSKKYLSIEHTFNYPYNFYKDINELKPLRANLLSKTSKRCAGCKQYLLKLHNSNLTSGVRLNNCAIYFLPRIYINDFNIIKKKNGILNFILINPLDVEMNIKIVPDIDHNFSKHLNTNKIPINCKSKASSFEFVMDGYDEIIDELLNEQSSSIKEVLKSKHIVIKKQNNMALIIISFIYIGKDNLTISTEPSNKSEDISDCLGNETINTSDNKEKLNLPLNLECSFFDKSKKAHKVKLNLIFTNNISTNIFRHYSLNDA, from the coding sequence atgaaaaacaGGGTCTATTTGTTTTTAGACGATAaactatttaaattaaaagagttatatttttgtgtGATTTGCtcgaaaataaaaaatgaatataatataagGAAAGAAGTGGAATACTATGTTTGCAATGGATGCACACAAATATACACAAAAAATGAGGCAATAGTTTATTCTTATAAGTGTGTGCGATGTTTTAAATGCCCATTCTGTTTTAGCTGCTTAACAATTTCTCAAAGTAAATATGATCGTCCTATCTCGAGTTTTTGTACACTTGGCACCAAAACAACAAATaaggaaaaaattaatgaaacaaaaagcaacacacatatatataataatgaaataagtAATGGAATAAATGATGAGTATattgaaaaacatataaataattcaacTAGAGAAGaagatataaattttattaaaaattcaaatgatataaaaaatttatattcacCTCAGGATAGGATGCTCAGAAGTATGGATAAAATAAgtgaaaaaaacaattttgaaAAAGGTCATACATCAGATAACGAAAATGAAGAACAAATTAAGAATATTTTAACCATGACAAACAAAATGGAtagtaaaaattatgatattttaaaaaatggagaactttttttttattttaaatgcCCCTACTGTTTATGGACATCAATTAAtacaatatttaataaaaaactcGATGAATTAATCGGCGACATGATATTACTAGAaaataattgtatttttagatgtttttttaaaaatgtgttaaatgaattaataaaatgtaatgaaaaattaaaagaaaaaaaaaatataaaaagagcACACCtaaatacacatatatatatagtagaCAATATTcatgataatgaaaattgtTACATTAAATCGCATGAGCTAGAGaatgataatgatattaATGGAATCGTTGGACGAAGAAAAAacaaagaagaaaaaaaaaactcgtccttaatatataaatcacaaataacaataaacaaaatgagcttgaaagatatattaaatggTGAACATATTAAAAATCCTGAAAACTTCTTTGGGATTTTTGAattagaaaatgaaaatttgaAATATCTAGACCCTGTTATATTTCCAAACCAAAAGGTCTTGTTTGATGCCAAAGAGGAAATAACTAAAACGGAAAAAGAATCAGTTCGTATATGCACCGGAATAGAGAAAGATATtataaatgatgaaatagAAGTAAAAAATGCAGAAGTTGACAAACGTGATTTAAATGATCAAATAAGCAattctaaaaataaagaaatgaaCAATATAGTTATTGTtgattcaaaaaaatatctaTCAATAGAGCATACATTTAATTAcccatataatttttataaagatATTAATGAATTAAAACCATTAAGAGCAAATTTGTTAAGTAAGACATCAAAAAGATGTGCTGGTTGTaaacaatatttattaaaacttCATAATTCAAATTTAACTTCAGGTGTTAGATTAAATAATTgtgcaatatattttttacctAGGATTTATATAAAcgattttaatattataaaaaaaaaaaatggaattttaaattttattttaataaatcctTTAGATGTTGAAATGAATATAAAGATAGTACCCGATATAGACCACAATTTTTCTAAGCATTTGAATACAAACAAAATCCCGATAAATTGTAAATCAAAAGCTAGTTCGTTTGAATTTGTAATGGATGGTTATGATGAAATTATAGATGAACTATTAAATGAACAATCAAGTAGTATTAAAGAAGTATTAAAAAGTAAGCatattgttattaaaaaacaaaataatatggccttaataattattagttttatatatattggaaAGGATAATTTGACTATATCTACAGAACCCTCAAATAAATCTGAAGACATATCTGATTGTTTGGGTAATGAAACTATTAATACCAGtgataataaagaaaaattaaatttgcCATTAAATTTAGAATGCTCATTTTTTGATAAGTCGAAAAAAGCACACAAAGTAAAATTGAATCTTATATTCACAAATAATATTAGCACTAATATATTTCGTCATTATTCTCTTAATGATGCATAA
- a CDS encoding U1 snRNP-associated protein, putative, whose protein sequence is MEEMRSLLDSLMGKDRNEMSSKRNYSFKDENVCKYYLIDFCPHDLFPNTKSDIGRCKSIHAEILKEQLENDENYKYYLAKYQQKFMRKLEDIVQMADIKIERSKEKLKQLSENPKNIDDKKEKIESINTHICDLLKQAEKAGEDGDIAKATSFNNQVTTLQAEIKRLNEEGVQSSDTNLKVCEICGAMKAAGDLIQRFENHMNGKQHIGFEKIRNALKQLKEGIKEREIIIEEYRKSKHSNEHNSSRKEYNNHEHHHKRRYSDHRRSSRDRRSRDRNSKSYHSSRRKRSRRHSSSNRSRSNNSSHSRDRHRDRSSKRR, encoded by the exons CATTGCTTGATTCCCTTATGGGAAAGGACAGAAATGAAATGAGCTCAAAAAGAAATTACTCATTTAAAGATGAAAAT gTATGCAAGTATTATTTAATTGATTTTTGCCCACATGATCTATTTCCAAATACAAAGAGTGATATAGGAAG GTGCAAAAGTATACACGCAGAGATATTAAAAGAACAGcttgaaaatgatgaaaattataaatattacttAGCAAAATATCAGCAAAAATTTAtga gAAAATTAGAAGATATTGTTCAAATGGctgatataaaaatagaaagaagtaaagaaaaattaaaacagtTATCAGAAAATCCTAAAAACATTGATGACAAAAAGGAAAA AATTGAAAGTATCAACACCCATATATGTGACTTACTAAAACAAGCAGAAAAGGCTGGAGAAGAT gGAGACATAGCTAAGGCAACAAGTTTTAATAATCAAGTTACTACTCTCCAAGCAGAAATTAAAAGATTAAATGAAGAAGGCGTTCAGTCCAGTGACACAAACTTAAAG GTATGCGAAATCTGTGGCGCTATGAAAGCAGCTGGAGATCTTATCCAGAGGTTTGAAAACCACATGAATGGAAAACAGCATATAGGgtttgaaaaaataagaaatgcATTAAAACAATTAAAGGAAGGAATAAAAGAAAGAGAGATAATCATTGAAGAATATCGAAAATCAAAACATTCAAACGAACATAATAGTTCAAGAAAAGAATATAATAACCATGAACATCATCATAAAAGGCGATATAGTGATCATAGAAGAAGTTCAAGAGATCGTAGATCCCGTGATAGAAATAGCAAATCGTATCATTCATCTCGAAGAAAAAGATCAAGAAGACATTCTTCATCTAATCGAAGTAGATCTAATAATTCAAGCCATTCAAGAGATAGACACAGGGATCGATCCAGTAAACGAcgatga